Part of the Pseudarthrobacter sp. L1SW genome, TGGCGCTGGCAGAAGAACAACCCCCAGGGCTACACCTCCTGACCCCACCCGTCGGTTGCTCCGTCCCGGTCGTTTTGAGGCCCGAAAGGACCGGTACGGAGCAATCCATGAAGAATTAACGACGTCGGCCGCCCACCTTTGGAAGGTGGGCGGCCGATGTCGTACTCCAGGCTTTGCGGAACCGGTGGCTAGCGGACCGGGTAGTCCCGCTCCGGTTCGCCGATGTACAGCTGGCGCGGGCGGCCGATCTTGGTGTTCGGATCGCTGATCATCTCGCGCCACTGGGCGATCCAGCCCGGGAGGCGGCCGATGGCGAAGAGCACGGTGAACATCTTCTCGGGGAAGCCCATGGCCTTGTAGATCAGGCCTGTGTAGAAGTCGACGTTCGGGTAGAGCTTGCGCTGGATGAAGTAGTCATCGTTCAGCGCCTTTTCTTCCAGGCGCAGGGCGATGTCCAGCAGCTCGTCGTTGCCGCCGAGCTTGGTGAGGATCTCGTGCGCGGTGGCCTTGACGATCTTGGCGCGCGGATCGTAGTTCTTGTAGACGCGGTGCCCGAAGCCCATGAGGCGGACGCCGTCTTCCTTGTTCTTGACCTTCTCCATGTAGTCCTCGGGCTTGGTGCCGTCGGCCTGGATCTGGCGGAGCATCTTGAGCACAGCCTCGTTGGCGCCGCCGTGGGCAGGCCCAAACAGGGCGTTGATGCCTGCGGACACTGACGCGAACAGGTTGGCGTTGGAGGAGCCCACCAGCCTCACCGTGGAGGTGGAGCAGTTCTGCTCGTGGTCCGCGTGCAGGATCAGGAGCAGGTCCAGCGCCTTCGCGACGATCGGGTCCACTTCGTACTGCTCGGCCGGGAGCCCAAAGCTGAGGCGCAGGAAGTTCTCCACGAGGTTGTGGGAGTTGTCCGGGTACAGCATGGGCTGGCCGATGGACTTCTTGTGCGCGTACGCCGCGATGACCGGGAGCTTGGCCATGAGGCGGATGGTGGAGACTTCCACCTGTTCTGCGTTGAACGGGTCCAGCGAGTCCTGGTAGAAGGTGGACAGCGCGGAAACGGCCGAGGACAGGACGGGCATGGGGTGCGCGTCGCGGGGGAAGCCGCCGAAGAAGCCCTTGAGCTCCTCATGCAGCAGCGTGTGGCGCCGGATCTTCTGGTCGAACTCGTCCAGTTCCGTGGGTGTGGGCAGGTTGCCGTAGATCAGCAGGTAGGACACCTCGAGGAAGCTGGAGTGCTGCGCGAGCTGCTCGATGGGGTATCCGCGGTACCGCAGGATGCCCGCATCGCCATCGATGTAGGTGATAGCCGAGGTGGTGGCTGCGGTGTTCATGAAGCCGGGGTCAAAGGTGACTGCGCCCGTCTGCTTCAGCAGCTTGGAAACGTCGTAGCCTTCGTTCCCTTCAATAACCTGGATGCGCGGGAGCTTAAGCTCGCCTCCTGCGTGGAGCAGGGTCGCTGCGTTGTTGGTCTCAGTCATGGAGTCCCCTTCATGAGGCTTCTGGGCCTCTGTCGAAAGCTTGATCCAACATCAGGTGAGCCGCGCACTGACCCTGAGAACACAGGTTCCAACACCCGGGCTGCCTTCTTGTAGAGGGCCACCATTGATAGTCACTTAAAAAGTACCCGCTCCTTGGCGGGTGTCACTAATCCAAGACGCTGCCGGAGCCCTTAAAATGAGGCACTTGTGGCGCGAGTCACACGTTTGTTACGAGGCTGTAGCTGTTACCGCCCTGCTGCCAGCCGGGACACGGCTGCGTCGATGCGCTCGTCCGTACCCGTCAGAGCCACGCGGACAAAGCCGTTGCCCGCATCGCCGTAGAAGACGCCGGGGCCCACCACGATGCCGCGCTCTGCCAGCCGCGCCACCGTGTCCCACGTGCTCTCGCCCGCGGTGGACCAAAGGTACAGTCCGGCGTCGGATTCCTTGATCTCCAGGCCGAAGTCCAGCAGGGCAGGGACCATCCGTTCACGGCGTCCGCGGTACAGGTCCTTCTGCGCCTCGACGTGGGCGTCGTCACCGAGCGCCACGCGCATGGCCTCCTGGACCGGGTACGGGACAATCATGCCTGCATGCTTGCGGCTGTTGACCAGGTTGGGCATCAGGTCAGGATCCCCGGCTACGAACGCTGCACGGTAACCTGCCACATTGGACTGCTTGCTCAGCGAGTAGACGGCCAGCAGCCCCTGGTGCGATCCGCCGGCTACGCGTGGATCCAGGATGCTGGGCACGGCCTGGCCGCCGCGCTGGACGTCCCAGGCTCCCCAGCCAAGCTCCGCGTAGCACTCGTCCGAGGCCACCACTGCGCCAAGCTCACGGGACTGGTCCACAAGCGCTTTCAGGGATTCGACGCCGCGGACACTGCCTGTTGGGTTCCCGGGCGAGTTGACCCAGATGAGCCGCACGCGCGCCCGCATGGCGTCGTCCAGTTCGTCCAGGTTGTCCGTCGCTACGGACGTGGCGCCGGCCAGGGTGGCCCCGATGTCATATGTGGGGTAGGCCACCTTGGGGCGTACGACGACGTCTCCGGGCTTTAGCCCTAACAGGAGCGGCAGCCACGCCACCAGCTCCTTGGAGCCCACGGTGGGCATGATGTTGCGCGCATCGAGTCCCGTGACGCCGCGGCGCCGCTCGAACCACCCTGCGATGGCCTCCCGAAGGGCCGGGGTGCCGTGGACTGTCGGATATCCCGGGGCATCTGCCGCCGCCTTCAGCGCATCCTGGATCAGCGCGGGGGTGGGGTCGACGGGGGTGCCGATGGACAGGTTGACCGCCCCGTCCGGGTGCTGCGCGGCCTTGGCGACGTATGGCGCCATGGCCTCCCACGGGTAGTCAGGCAGGTCCAGGCCAAACGTTTTCGCTGCTGCGGTCACGGTCCCTGCCCGCGTCAGTGGTCTTGGTTCTGCGGCGGCAGTGCGGCGATCATGGGGTGGTCCTTGCCCGTGTTGCCGATCTTTGCCGCACCTCCGGGAGACCCGAGGTCATCAAAGAACTCCACATTGGCCTTGTAGTAGTCAGCCCACTCTTCCGGGGTGTCATCCTCGTAGTAAATGGCTTCAACCGGGCACACCGGTTCACAGGCGCCGCAGTCCACGCACTCGTCCGGATGGATGTACAGCGAACGCTCACCTTCGTAGATGCAGTCGACGGGGCACTCTTCAATACATGCCTTGTCCTTGACATCTACACACGGCTGCGCGATTACGTACGTCACGTCCCTGGCCTCTCCACGTTGGTTCCGGCGACCCGCCGGCTCTTGCATCCGGCAGCTGCGGCCGGACTCTTGACATCTGAGCCTATTATCTCCCAGCCTGTTCCCGCGAACCTAGCCGGGCGCCCTAGTATGAACTGGTGAGTCAGCCTACACCTGCCCCTGCCGGGTTCCTCTCCGCCGCAGCGCCCGGAACGCGGGTTGTGGTGCGCTACCGCATCGAGGACGGGCTCACGGATGCCCTCGGGCACCTGGTGGCGTGCGACGCCGGTGCATGCACCATCCGCACGCGGCAGGCCGACGTCGTCATTCCCTTAGAGCGTGTTGTTGCCGCCAAGGCCGTTCCGCCCGCCCCGGAGCGGCGCCGCCCGCGCGCCTAAGACGCCCTTCACTGGGCAGGGACTGCCCCTGCGCAGCGAACCCGGCTTCTTCCAGCAGGTAGCGGGCCATCGTCTCGATGATGGATCCTGATTCGGGCCGGATTCTTGCCACCAAACCAAGAACACTCTTTTGCCGCACCCCTGGAACCCTTCCCTCAAGGCCGAAAGCCGGACCAATCCCAATGGCGCCCGGCGTGAATGAGCAGCGGGTCGGCGTCGGGCAGTGAATACATGCCCCGCGCCTCCCCGAGCACCTATGTGGAAAATGCCGTGGCGCACTGAAGGGCCGCTCTGTTGCGCAGGGACTGGCCCTGCGCAATGACCCCGGCTATTGCCGCGCGGCGCGGAACGCAGAATGCCACCGGCACGGGGCCGGTGGCATTCTGTGAGCCAGGAGTTGTTAGACCTTGGCGCGGGCGCGGTTGGCCTTGGCACGCTCGTTGGTGTCCAGGATGACCTTGCGGATGCGGATGGCTTCCGGGGTGACCTCGACGCACTCGTCCTCGCGGGCGAATTCCAGGGACTCTTCGAGAGTGAGGTCGCGCGGCGGCGTCAGGTTCTCGAAGGTGTCGGAGGAGGCTGCACGCATGTTGGTGAGCTTCTTTTCCTTGGTGATGTTGACGTCCATGTCGTCGGCGCGGGAGTTCTCGCCCACGATCATGCCCTCGTAGACCTCGGACGTGGGCTTCACGAAGAAGGAG contains:
- a CDS encoding citrate synthase; the encoded protein is MTETNNAATLLHAGGELKLPRIQVIEGNEGYDVSKLLKQTGAVTFDPGFMNTAATTSAITYIDGDAGILRYRGYPIEQLAQHSSFLEVSYLLIYGNLPTPTELDEFDQKIRRHTLLHEELKGFFGGFPRDAHPMPVLSSAVSALSTFYQDSLDPFNAEQVEVSTIRLMAKLPVIAAYAHKKSIGQPMLYPDNSHNLVENFLRLSFGLPAEQYEVDPIVAKALDLLLILHADHEQNCSTSTVRLVGSSNANLFASVSAGINALFGPAHGGANEAVLKMLRQIQADGTKPEDYMEKVKNKEDGVRLMGFGHRVYKNYDPRAKIVKATAHEILTKLGGNDELLDIALRLEEKALNDDYFIQRKLYPNVDFYTGLIYKAMGFPEKMFTVLFAIGRLPGWIAQWREMISDPNTKIGRPRQLYIGEPERDYPVR
- the dapC gene encoding succinyldiaminopimelate transaminase; this encodes MTAAAKTFGLDLPDYPWEAMAPYVAKAAQHPDGAVNLSIGTPVDPTPALIQDALKAAADAPGYPTVHGTPALREAIAGWFERRRGVTGLDARNIMPTVGSKELVAWLPLLLGLKPGDVVVRPKVAYPTYDIGATLAGATSVATDNLDELDDAMRARVRLIWVNSPGNPTGSVRGVESLKALVDQSRELGAVVASDECYAELGWGAWDVQRGGQAVPSILDPRVAGGSHQGLLAVYSLSKQSNVAGYRAAFVAGDPDLMPNLVNSRKHAGMIVPYPVQEAMRVALGDDAHVEAQKDLYRGRRERMVPALLDFGLEIKESDAGLYLWSTAGESTWDTVARLAERGIVVGPGVFYGDAGNGFVRVALTGTDERIDAAVSRLAAGR
- the fdxA gene encoding ferredoxin, which produces MTYVIAQPCVDVKDKACIEECPVDCIYEGERSLYIHPDECVDCGACEPVCPVEAIYYEDDTPEEWADYYKANVEFFDDLGSPGGAAKIGNTGKDHPMIAALPPQNQDH